One part of the Musa acuminata AAA Group cultivar baxijiao chromosome BXJ1-5, Cavendish_Baxijiao_AAA, whole genome shotgun sequence genome encodes these proteins:
- the LOC135675107 gene encoding probable indole-3-pyruvate monooxygenase YUCCA9 — protein sequence MVFMADQFDFFSRRCAWVNGPIIVGSGPSGLAVAASLKEHGVPFVILERSDCIASLWQKRTYDRLKLHLPKQFCQLPNFPFPEDYPEYPTKKQFVDYLESYAKHFEISPRFNQSVQSARYDETSGLWRVRTVGTGAEAGNRSHEMEYIGRWLVVATGENAEKVVPELEGLGEFGGDVTHACDYKSGEAYRGKRVLVVGCGNSGMELCLDLCDHDAFPAMVVRESVHVLPREVLGKSTFELAVMLMKWLPLWLVDKILLVLAWLVLGSISKYGLRRPSTGPLELKNTQGRTPVLDIGALGKIRSGDIKVVPGIKRFSPGRVELADGQVLDIDSVVLATGYRSNVPQWFQGCDFFSKDGFPKTPFPNGWKGQSGLYAVGFTRRGLSGASSDAVNAAKDIGRMWREETKPAKRPVACHRRCISQI from the exons ATGGTCTTCATGGCTGATCAATTCGACTTCTTCTCGCGGAGGTGCGCGTGGGTGAACGGTCCGATCATCGTCGGGTCCGGCCCCTCCGGCCTGGCCGTCGCAGCATCCCTGAAGGAGCACGGCGTGCCCTTCGTCATCCTCGAGCGATCCGACTGCATTGCCTCCCTCTGGCAGAAGCGCACCTACGACCGCCTGAAGCTTCACCTCCCCAAGCAATTCTGCCAGCTGCCCAACTTCCCCTTCCCGGAGGACTACCCCGAGTACCCCACCAAGAAGCAGTTCGTCGACTACCTGGAGTCGTACGCCAAGCACTTCGAGATCAGCCCCCGGTTCAACCAGTCCGTGCAGTCGGCGAGGTACGACGAGACGAGCGGGCTGTGGCGCGTGAGGACCGTCGGAACCGGCGCCGAAGCGGGCAACAGGAGCCACGAGATGGAGTACATTGGCAGGTGGCTGGTGGTCGCCACCGGTGAGAACGCGGAGAAGGTCGTCCCCGAGCTGGAGGGACTGGGGGAGTTCGGCGGCGACGTGACCCACGCTTGCGACTACAAGTCCGGCGAGGCCTACCGCGGCAAGCGCGTGCTGGTGGTCGGCTGCGGAAACTCCGGCATGGAGCTCTGCCTCGACCTCTGCGACCACGACGCCTTCCCTGCCATGGTGGTCCGCGAGTCG GTTCATGTACTGCCGAGGGAGGTTCTCGGGAAATCCACGTTCGAGCTGGCTGTTATGCTGATGAAGTGGCTGCCGCTGTGGCTGGTGGACAAGATCCTGCTGGTATTGGCATGGCTGGTGTTGGGAAGCATCTCCAAGTATGGGTTGAGGAGGCCGTCCACAGGTCCCCTGGAGCTCAAGAATACGCAGGGGAGGACCCCTGTCCTCGACATCGGGGCTCTCGGCAAGATCAGATCCGGCGACATCAAGGTGGTCCCTGGAATCAAGAGGTTCTCACCGGGAAGAGTTGAGCTCGCCGACGGCCAGGTCCTCGACATCGATTCCGTCGTCTTGGCCACCGGATACCGCAGCAATGTCCCTCAGTGGTTTCAG GGATGTGATTTCTTCTCCAAGGATGGGTTTCCGAAGACTCCATTCCCCAACGGGTGGAAGGGGCAGTCTGGCCTCTACGCAGTGGGCTTCACGAGGAGAGGCCTCTCTGGTGCTTCCTCAGATGCAGTGAACGCGGCCAAGGACATCGGTCGCATGTGGAGGGAGGAGACGAAGCCCGCAAAGCGGCCTGTCGCCTGCCACCGGAGATGCATCTCGCAGATCTGA